TTAAGTTCCTCGATTTCTTTCAAAGTGcctgtgcaaaaaaaaacaacaaaaatcattttcaatttgatgccatatttttttaagggaaCTTACTTGGTTCAACGAATTTCTCGGTGATTACTTCACCGAATTTTCGCCAGGCAAATCCAATCAAAATTAGATTTGTCAGTAAAATCAAAAGCAACACCTTCAGCAGAGTTATTTGCAGTTCAGTGAACTCGATGGGACTCTGGAAGGTGTCAGTTGCTTGATTGAATTGCGTACGCAGATTCAATGCAAATTTAATTGAGACATTAATTAGTTTTTCGGTTTGTAAAGCGAATCCCTCTAGAGATTTGTTAAAGGTTTCGTAAAATGAATCAGCAGCATTCATTTgttacaagaaaattaaatgaaaaataagaaaacttaagtttttcttcttcgttCATAAACAATAGAAAAGTGAACAAAGaactgaaaatataaaaataatgtaagttgatttaaaattttgttctttttttaaaggttttgttatgttttaaaaaaatatgttttttctcttttttaattttttatttctttgtgaaacttgttttttattCCTATTCGTTTGAATCTGATTCAACTTgcgacttactttttttttctgcacacaAAATTTTCCGACTTCAAGTTGACAGATGACGTCttgtcaaaattgttgtttcgTTTTCGGTTTTGGAATAGAGTGGAATCGGAGATTTTTAAATATGAGCAGTGATGATAGATGGTATTTATAAATTCctagttttaagttttgacAGAAGAATACTCATCGcgaaaacaatcttaaaaataagttgaggatcactttaaaatgatttttgaaatttgtattatgGAGCAGATTTGACTCCCCAACAAATtcagtttatttcttttttgatgcgAGTATTCTTATAGTTTTTTATAGACTGAATTGTAAAACAGAATAAAATTATCTGCCAGTATAAAGCCATGTCGTTGAACTTTTAAAGCTGGCCATACACAGCCAATTGGCTGCAAGTTCGGATTTACTTAGCTCTATCCTTCTGTTGTGTATGAccatcttaagttttattttaagtctctGTAAAAGGTTTcagatcttaattttttttttaaatggggtCTAGTTTTCATAATTGACACAAATAAAAGGttcatttttatatgaaaagcgACTATTGAGATATAAAACCGAAGGCCACCATGATTTTTCTTGAAACTTACCATGAACAATTCGCATATTTGCGAATAAGTTCAGTTAGATAAGTTCATGTATATCATCTTAATGGTATTACTCATAAACCAATAAAGGAACATTGGCATAGACCTTTAGACCTCTAAAGGTATTAAATCAAAAGATCTTAGTGGTCAATTATGACAGTCCTTGGGAAATAAGCTTATATTAATAAATCAATGTTTAAAACTTCTTGTATatacgaatttaaaaaacatttataatctggacttttagtttataaaaaaaaaccaaaaatatacatccttacttacttaaagtggatCTACAGTCCTGTAGGAACTacggctaggcgcgcacatgcaacttttagttccgaaactgtttggtttctaaatTAAGCACTATAGACTTGTATGAGagtccgcgcacatgcagaaaTCATTCTGTCgcccattcgagcaacttttaagtttgtgttttgacacaaactagaCGATCACCTCGAAAAGAAATTATAGGTAACTGCGTGGACATTCAACTAAttagttgaataattttctgtaagtgCAAGAGGGAGAACAATTTAGTCAAGGTGAATAGATGTTTCCTGTCTATTGGTTTGTTTCGTTGCTTATGTATGCATGTTCGGGCAACTAACGATCGAACTATTTGGTATCGAAAAAATTGCATGTGCGCACCTAGCCTAAGgcatcacccaacaaacttctccttcAACTTCTCCCACTTCATGTGGGCAtatattcgaagactttccaggccggagTATAGGTTTCCGtacgctctacgtgaccaaCCCATCtcagttgttggacttttatacttctggctaagtctacgttgctgtacaacccgtacagattgtcgtttcatcttctcctccactctcacCTTTTATGTATACTGGATCGTAGATGACGCGAACAAATGttctctcaaaacgacccaaggtgtttATATCCGCTTTTGTTATAGTTCATGCTTATGCACCGTATAGAAGGACGACGATGATACGGGTCTTATATAGCTCAATTGTTTTCTTggcccaaaaaaaaacagtggttagcaagagtaattctttcgtttttagtttgattcttctcctccactctcacCTTTTATGTATACTGGATCGTAGATGACGCGAACAAATGttctctcaaaacgacccaaggtgtttATATCCGCTTTTGTTATAGTTCATGCTTATGCACCGTATAGAAGGACGACGATGATACGGGTCTTATATAGCTCAATTGTTTTCTTggcccaaaaaaaaacagtggttagcaagagtaattctttcgTTTTTAGTTTGATTCAGgtgctgatgttgttttctactttcatagcggagcctagataGAAGAAGTCCTTAAccaccttaaagttacgtctgtcgatggtgacgttttaaaatatataagacCAAATAGTTCGATCGTTAGTTGCCTAAACATCGCGCAATTCCGAAAGTAATGAACGAAAGACACCAATACACattaaacatttattcactttttctttCTCATATATAcgaaacaaaatagtttcaaatttgtcctattcttttgcttatgaaaaaaagagaagatCAAAACAAACTTATGAGAAGGATATATTATTGCGTGCGTCTGGAAGTATCCTACTTACTTCGTCACGCTTTAAAATCATTGGACTGAAATACACTAATACATGcatgataaataaaatatttatttgaatgtggAGCAGTTACGTGTATCATAGTAGGATTAACACATTTTGTATGGGTTTAAGCAACTTATACATTTTAGCAATCAATGTATAAAAAAGGAGACTAGTGAAATCGATATGTAAAGTGGTTCTCTTATCTCAGAATTTTTGGTGAAAGGAAAACACTgacaacatttttctctctcttggtcttacataaaattattcaacgatttagttgaatgtcCGCGCAGTTGCCTATAATTCCTTGTGACACAAACTACCCAATTGGTTCGAGGTGATCGtctagtttgtgtcaaaacacaaactaaaaagttgttCGAAAGGGAGACAGAATGGTTTCTGCATTTTAATTCTTCAATATTATCAGTTCGCAATGTGATCCGAAAGTCATTTAAAACAGCTAGACCATATCAGTTTTTGATAGGGCTGTAACTACTATCAAAACTTATCTTATATcattttcacaccaaaccccaAACCGAGTTTTtggcaaacatttttggaaaacccgaaaatcgttcacaccgaacatttacacgttttcatttcgcgtttaaatttgtttaactccagctgtcaaattttgtattggtgAAAacaatttgtgagtaaaaactaaaaagttatgACTATttcttcttctcaaattatttgtggaaataaaatgaattctaacaaCATTCtcctaaatatttgtttttgccGTCGACACCCTTAAGTCGATAATCCTTTTCTGTGCTGTGATAGATCAGCACATCAGCGTAGACAAGatcgtaacactagctcgtctcgaagaagagtttcaactgaagttctgggctCGAGTGGAATGgactcacgacatgaaccaacaagaattACAAGCTCACTTGGTTGCTGCTATCCCCTttttgttcacttcaaccgtTCTAAACAATtcactaggttaggttaggctaacgtggctgcggattaaaatccacacacttaggccaagagaaaggcccattgtgataccacatgaatcaaGAGAATTAATTCTTattagtcgaaccattttgagctttttataaagcgaagaacatatttgatatcctttttagctagttcactgggattatcaaaagtgtagtttgcgtctgagtgaaagagcatggcaagtgcagaggagatgagagattgtgtcttcttcttcttcgtccatacagctcctacagaagtcatttgaggctacactaAGTCtaattgcgtgtctgcctataagacagtgtcccgtaaggacacctctcagggagctaatatgaagtctgctttgagataacaagtctttagaccGCTtaaggtccagtgaaggccatatgagttttgtggctgcgcatgttggtaagttgttccacctagaatttgctatgcctagaaaatatattatagaatcagtaacaaacaaaactgttaaaatacaaataaattttattcaaaacattttcttcttctttcacaacaaattcaatccaaaatactgagttTCTGTTGGCCAAATAGAATAGTTTAAGGCTTGTTGGTTTAAATAAACACAGCTCTTACCCATAGTCAATTTTCCAGATGTGTTTAGTAAGACCTAAGCTTAAGGTTGTATTTTACTAcaattatacttcaaatgacagttcgaagcaaacaaaaattttcaaaattgttattttgtccTGTCATTCCTCAAAATGGAtgtataatattataataatattgaaaaaatgttactGTTTCTTTATCCAAACGATATCATTCGTAAGAATTCTTGTCACttaattcaaatgaattgaaccgtgttttgtatattttcctttttctttgtgaaatattttgcaGAACGCCAAATAACTCAAACTCCACTAAGAAATCTATATCTTCTTCAATTGCGGTATCAACCGACATTTTCATTtgatataatttactttttcaacaaaaatcaaatatgacatttggctGTGATAATAACAACTTAAACGCAGCAATtgctatgtttatagttaaaccACAGATTAAGCCCTAAACCTaggtttacatttatttttaaatagcctAAACTCTGGACTTGGTTAATAACAACTTAGGAAGAGTTTAGCAAATATCTATGAATATGGCCCATTATTTTTAAGCACAGAGTTAACGGGTTATTTGACATAGCGATATCGTCTTCATAAAGGAGGACCTTAATATTAACATGACCTATCACAATACCTCTTGTGGTGTGATTTTCGATATCATAaatgtataagaaaaataacaaaggacTTGACATTTGAAGTTTCTCAACTGGTTTGAGCCATCTTGGACAAATACAGTATTCATCTCAAGCATTTTCTCATAGAATTTAGTTGATAAACTATATCGCACAGCCTCAGTTCTCTTGGTAGCATATAACGTAAAgttgttataataaaaaatattctcaatGATTTTAACACAGTAATACCCCTATATTCTTATAGCTGCTCGGtataccctttggggaagttctgtgatcaacgaacgaggtgagtcactttttgattttattattgaaaataatatgaccatttgtaacagaggcaatacttccactttcgtctttcctagctcggaaaattatggtggatgggaggatgtgcttgatgttactttagtaaacaaccgtaatttattagtggagaattggagagtttcccctttgaattcgttttcggatcacaagtggattttttttcaaattaatttcgagtcgaaaaaccctccacCTTACAGAAAttccaaaagaactgactggaagaaattcagtcaaattgctaattccaaactaagcaacttaccgaatctcactgaatcgataggataCCTTGAATTAAAGataaaaacctttgaaacttctataagtaaagcttttagagtctcttgcccagttaaatatagccgtaaaaccctaccttcttggtggaatgaagaactgtccagtcttaggaaaatgacgaggtcaattttcaatatctgccacaaacataagttttaccaaccgtataaagactctcatAAGAAGgaagaaggaagaagaagattggagagaatactgtcaatcaatcgaagacataaaggactccgcaaggctcagcaaagttttatcgaaggaacattgtaatccttcatttcaaaaaaaggcagatggaacctggacagcctctacAGCCGAATCttttgagctactgatgaagatgcactttccgggttgcgaaaATAATAAcgccgaatcgcttgaaaccacagagctaaacgtagctcatgtggagcaagtcaattccgttataaccagagaaaatattttgtgggccatgaatactttttcttcatataagtccccaggcatggatggcatactctcagttatgcttcaaaagttgcatgatgtggcagctccatggctgaaacaaattttcaagggatgtctccttctcaaacatgtgcccatgtcatGGAGACAggttaaagtagtttttatcccgaaagtgggtaggcgaggtcacgaatccgcgaaggatttcagaccaataagcttaacatcttttgtgcttaagaTTTgggcgcattcttgattaccatattagagaaatagtagttggacgacctctcgaaagctctcagcatgcttatcttaagggcaaatctacggagagcaactgggccacgagttgtggactaggagttaactaaagtaaaactgaactgttgctctttaccaccaaaactaaagtaccacccttcacgctacctcgactcaacggtcaaatcctatcattgtcttccagtgcaaaatatttgggagttatactcgaccctaaactaaactggaaactaaatattgaagtacgggttaagaaggcctgtgttgccttctacgcctgcagcaaaactttcggcaaaaagtggggacatcagtcgaagatgattttatggacggaCACAGCCGTaatacgtccaatcttaacatatggctcgattgtgtggtggcctgctttaagcaaagcctataatattaataagctaaaaaaggttcagagaacagcttgcgtgggtaccacaggggccatgcgtacttgcccaacggacgcctcaaacgttattttggatcttctaccaatcgacctttttattaaatacatagttttctgcagcgctattaggctgaatgaatcaaacagctggttgtcaaaaccttatgctcacagcaacacaacgaaattgattccctcagatattatctcggtagacactgactactgcactcctactttgagtaagggttttaaggttattttcccatccagagaataTTGGGAAGATGACATCGTGTCAATACGTTTccacacaaccatctttactgagggctcaaagatggagtgcggagttggttctgggatcttttctgagtccctaaatgtagcccaatcctttaggcttcctgtataagggaggcatgtaagatacttaaacaaaacaaaaaccaaaaccgaagtgcggctatctttacagacagtcaggcagctgtcaaagccattaactcgtccatatcctcatctaaatgggtccagcaatgtcgcgatgagcttgcgagcctgaatattaacctcggtgtcaccctgatccgGGTTCCGGGGCATAGTATTATCGTatgaaatgaacgggctgacgagctagccaggcaaggatcggcccttcattgctcacttgcggaaatgtttaacattcctcttggtgctatgaagggtaaaatcttttttatctaccaaactgaatcaaaccgaaggtggagcaatttacccaactgcattatatctaggaagatatggcccacctataataaaacccgtacaaacgatcttctatgtaggccaaggcaagacatagccaggattgttgcggtttgttgGCCTATAGgggttcatgcagagaagttggatATCTCTTAccacaccttttgccgtagctgtagtgaccaaagagaaagcggaacaataatccatttcctctgcaaatgtcctgcttttgcaaacactagaatgaaatactttgttaaagcattctttcaagaacttgatgtgCTATCTGAGataaagattagagacctaatcgtTTTTCTCAATGAGACAAAATGGCtataacataatcgctatgaagcttctctataaatctatccctttcaatcaaaggtgaAATGAGTTTTTGGTATTAAAACGGCGCACTAAAGCGCTTATCATCATTTCTGATCCGGgtcacctttcttaaaaatagcTGACATTTTTGGTCATCTAAAGTTTTCATGAACTGTCTTATTATGAATATTCTTTTGTAATGACCACAATTGGGATGGCGAAgctaatcatttttgaaatatgattggggttaaaaatgtttgcattataAGCACGAGAACTGCTAAAGaaacttttaaagatttttccTGTATATTGATTGTTGGCTAAATTGCGCACTTATTAATTGAAAGGCtaagaatttgaaattaaagcactcaagataattttaaaaaattcccaTTAACTTCAAACAATCTGTCTTGTGTCGTAGAAAATCAGGAACAAATGTGCAAACCCTTCAATAAGTGAGtgcttaaaggtttttttatatatgtacacatTTTTCAGAGGTCTtaggaaaacattttaaaattcaaatttttaaaaaattcaattatttgacTTCAATGGAAAACTGAAAGAAATATACATTAAAAATTCCCTCAAA
This window of the Eupeodes corollae chromosome 3, idEupCoro1.1, whole genome shotgun sequence genome carries:
- the LOC129950396 gene encoding uncharacterized protein LOC129950396 is translated as MNAADSFYETFNKSLEGFALQTEKLINVSIKFALNLRTQFNQATDTFQSPIEFTELQITLLKVLLLILLTNLILIGFAWRKFGEVITEKFVEPSTLKEIEELKLSVAKLKLPKEHSPRI